In one Corallococcus sp. EGB genomic region, the following are encoded:
- the mtnK gene encoding S-methyl-5-thioribose kinase — protein sequence MALSVPEGYEPLDARSLPGYLARHPHLAARLGGRPEDWRVVEANDGNVNQVFRVHGPAGDVCVKQSLPYVRLVGESWPLALGRIHFEHLALREHGKHVGRRVPEVLHHDARLFLLVVECLTPHRILREGMTDGVRYPRFAAQVADYLARSLFFTSSLALTAEEKRAGVAAFSANTAMCRIMEDMVFTEPYQVHPRNRWTSPALDGLAAAVREDVPLKLAAFRLKHHYLNTTEALIHGDLHTGSIMVTQEDTRIIDQEFAFHGPMAFDVGSLLAHLLLSFFSQEGHATARAPREDSASWVLEVAEALWSSFHETFLHLWEAHGAGAGDPAVLLTRPGEREALRTERRAFLQRLWEQSVAYTGAEMLRRIFGLAHVLDLERIADPERRARCEERCVHLGRDLLVEPGRYRTVRDLTAAARNAVARTPRGQRA from the coding sequence ATGGCGTTGAGTGTTCCCGAAGGCTACGAACCCCTCGACGCGCGAAGCCTGCCCGGCTACCTCGCGCGCCATCCGCACCTCGCCGCGAGGCTGGGCGGCCGCCCCGAGGACTGGCGCGTCGTCGAGGCGAACGACGGCAACGTCAACCAGGTGTTCCGTGTCCACGGTCCCGCTGGCGACGTGTGCGTGAAGCAATCCCTGCCCTACGTGCGGCTGGTGGGCGAGTCCTGGCCCCTGGCGCTCGGCCGCATCCACTTCGAGCACCTCGCCCTGCGCGAGCACGGCAAGCACGTGGGGCGGCGCGTGCCGGAGGTGTTGCATCACGATGCGCGCCTCTTCCTGCTCGTCGTGGAATGCCTGACGCCGCACCGCATCCTGCGCGAGGGAATGACAGACGGCGTGCGCTACCCCCGCTTCGCCGCGCAGGTGGCGGACTACCTGGCCCGGTCGCTGTTCTTCACCTCCAGCCTGGCGCTGACGGCGGAGGAGAAGCGGGCGGGCGTGGCGGCCTTCAGCGCGAACACCGCCATGTGCCGCATCATGGAGGACATGGTGTTCACCGAGCCGTACCAGGTGCACCCGCGCAACCGCTGGACGTCCCCCGCGCTGGACGGGCTGGCGGCGGCGGTCCGCGAGGATGTGCCGCTGAAGCTCGCGGCCTTCCGGTTGAAGCACCACTACCTGAACACCACCGAGGCGTTGATCCACGGCGACCTGCACACCGGCTCCATCATGGTGACGCAGGAGGACACCCGCATCATCGACCAGGAGTTCGCCTTCCACGGGCCCATGGCGTTCGACGTGGGCTCACTGCTCGCCCACCTGCTGCTCTCCTTCTTCAGCCAGGAGGGACACGCCACCGCCCGGGCGCCCAGGGAGGACTCCGCGTCGTGGGTCCTGGAGGTGGCGGAGGCGCTGTGGTCCTCCTTCCACGAGACCTTCCTCCACCTCTGGGAGGCGCACGGCGCCGGCGCGGGGGACCCCGCGGTGCTGCTCACCCGTCCTGGGGAGCGCGAGGCGCTGCGGACCGAGCGGCGTGCCTTCCTCCAGCGGCTGTGGGAGCAGAGCGTGGCGTACACGGGCGCGGAGATGCTCCGGCGCATCTTCGGCCTGGCCCATGTCCTGGACCTGGAGCGCATCGCGGATCCGGAGCGCAGGGCCCGCTGCGAAGAGCGCTGCGTCCATCTGGGGCGCGACCTGCTGGTCGAGCCCGGGCGCTACCGCACCGTCCGAGACCTCACGGCGGCGGCGCGAAACGCGGTGGCGCGGACGCCGCGCGGACAGAGGGCATAG
- a CDS encoding FAD-dependent oxidoreductase, whose translation MAIVGGGVGGCYLGHRLTHPDGGRTGPKVALYEATGRVGGRLWSVALPGVPGVRAELGGMRFHEQLHLVADLVQHLGLGAQVEDFHFGQPENFRYVRGSRLRQRDDGGLPYRLRFSEQGLGPAELEARVVEAAVPGFTALRARYHAAFDAGRWGDAEALEGAYARSKDAARLDGARLHAVSWWTVLTAVLSQEAIRLLQDTGGYDGLAANGNAADWLDVLFHAPPSGRYRRLAGGFDALPRALHERYRQAGGGTRWFHVLRRIDRARGLAGSRAYDLRFGCPDGERVVRARTVMLALPQQALLRLAPDCFLLQDPTLRRHLESVRGVPAVKLFLAYPFPWWERAGVSKGRSTTDLPLRQLWYWHGTTGAASGPGVLLAAYASGTDAEYWSSLRSGEPFPDAPGDSGLPPVDAPASRHMVERAHAMLLELHGIEDAPRPIAARCQDWSEPPHGAGWHVWREDAVSRDIIPAIRRPLPDEDVFIVSDCWSHDPGSVHGTLASAECTLQDHLGLSWPSWLRREGTRLGPRGAKTLTPFEGGAPWR comes from the coding sequence GTGGCCATCGTGGGCGGCGGCGTGGGCGGGTGCTACCTGGGGCACCGCCTCACGCACCCGGACGGTGGAAGGACCGGACCGAAGGTCGCCCTCTACGAGGCGACGGGACGCGTGGGCGGGCGGCTGTGGTCCGTGGCGCTTCCCGGCGTACCGGGTGTCCGCGCGGAGCTGGGTGGCATGCGCTTCCATGAACAGCTCCACCTGGTGGCCGACCTCGTCCAGCACCTGGGCCTGGGCGCGCAGGTGGAGGACTTCCACTTCGGACAGCCGGAGAACTTCCGCTACGTGCGCGGCAGCCGCCTGCGACAGCGGGACGACGGGGGGCTGCCATACAGGTTGCGCTTCTCCGAGCAGGGCCTGGGGCCCGCGGAGCTGGAGGCGCGGGTGGTGGAGGCCGCGGTGCCTGGCTTCACGGCGCTGCGCGCGCGCTATCACGCCGCCTTCGACGCGGGACGGTGGGGTGACGCCGAGGCGCTCGAAGGAGCGTATGCGCGGAGCAAGGACGCAGCGCGGCTCGACGGCGCGCGGCTCCATGCGGTGTCGTGGTGGACGGTGCTGACCGCGGTGCTGAGCCAGGAGGCCATCCGGCTCCTCCAGGACACCGGCGGCTACGACGGTCTGGCGGCGAATGGCAACGCGGCGGACTGGCTGGACGTCCTCTTCCATGCGCCGCCGTCGGGCCGCTACCGCCGCCTCGCCGGAGGCTTCGACGCGCTGCCACGCGCGCTCCACGAGCGCTACCGCCAGGCCGGGGGCGGCACGCGGTGGTTCCATGTCCTGAGGCGCATCGACCGGGCGCGAGGGCTCGCTGGAAGCCGGGCCTACGATTTGCGCTTCGGGTGCCCCGACGGTGAGCGCGTCGTGCGAGCCCGGACGGTGATGCTGGCCCTGCCTCAGCAAGCGCTGCTGCGGCTCGCTCCGGACTGCTTCCTGCTCCAGGACCCCACGTTGCGGCGCCACCTGGAGAGCGTGCGCGGCGTGCCGGCGGTGAAGCTGTTCCTCGCCTATCCCTTTCCGTGGTGGGAGCGGGCGGGCGTCTCGAAGGGGCGCAGCACCACGGACCTGCCGCTGCGCCAGCTCTGGTACTGGCACGGCACGACTGGCGCGGCCTCCGGGCCCGGGGTGTTGCTGGCCGCGTACGCCAGCGGGACGGACGCGGAGTACTGGAGCAGCCTGCGCTCCGGCGAGCCCTTCCCGGACGCGCCCGGAGACTCGGGCCTGCCTCCGGTGGACGCGCCCGCCAGCCGGCACATGGTGGAGCGCGCCCACGCCATGTTGCTGGAGCTCCACGGCATCGAGGACGCGCCGCGCCCCATCGCCGCGCGCTGCCAGGACTGGTCCGAGCCGCCGCACGGCGCGGGCTGGCACGTGTGGCGCGAGGATGCCGTGTCGCGCGACATCATCCCCGCCATCCGGCGGCCGCTGCCGGACGAGGACGTCTTCATCGTCAGCGATTGCTGGTCGCACGACCCCGGCTCGGTCCACGGCACGCTCGCCTCCGCGGAGTGCACCCTGCAGGACCACCTGGGCCTGTCGTGGCCGTCCTGGCTGCGCCGCGAGGGCACCCGCCTGGGCCCGCGCGGCGCGAAGACCCTCACCCCTTTTGAAGGAGGCGCACCATGGCGTTGA